One part of the Aliivibrio fischeri ATCC 7744 = JCM 18803 = DSM 507 genome encodes these proteins:
- a CDS encoding Hsp70 family protein, producing MSSSNRYLIGIDLGTTHTVVAYTDISLGIETSPIEIFNIDQLVGPGEVARKPLLPSFRYHASKSQLTENDLTLPWNVKTIEGEIKNAIIGEWARELGSKVEGRQVVSAKSWLSHTKVDRTSDILPWAGADDVEKVSPIVASASYLNHVRQSWNYHHPDAPMELQEVVVTVPASFDESARSFTIEAAKLAGLDKIILLEEPQAVCYDWYHHHQDTAKDILKNIPLMVVCDVGGGTTDLSLIQARFNKDELALDRIGVGDHLMLGGDNIDLALAHLAEQRLDSGKKMTAAALTKLIQQTRKTKERLLSANAPESGHITLLGSGSKLLGGSRKVELTKEEVHQIALDGFLPLTDFSDRPNQRQTAVVEFGLPYASDPAISKHLAQFLDNHKEVSAKALGWDDAELANHDDRAIPVGLLLNGGVFNSPLLAERSLELMNNWKGDTVTQLSNPHPDLAVAYGAVAYGKARHGAQLKIGGGSARSFYLQLEEKNKQPQGLCLLAKGSEEGEEIRMTSRRFSLTLGEPVRFNLLSTTKGQLATSGMITELSDPSFVSLPPYVVTLESSKSKDELHANQKDRVEVTLACQFTEVGTIKIECVSVEDDSLRWLVEFEVRNQASNKSANLADQISLPPRLPNAIASIKEAYGGSKQNPNAIKAFSKNIEKLIGKRESWDLITSRELATALLDSKKRRRRSDKHEQNWLKMTGFALRPGFGYPADEWKISQAWETYQQGIQFESKQSWNDWWTFWRRISGGLNQEQQETILADMAKYLHPGSLRNPKTLEEASNKSYEAMVRLAAALEHLDVEDKMLIASWVLGHAKNGNQPQVHWWALGRICSRSPFYGSQHNLVPPSQISQWLPTLLEQDWKEQPMAGFAAVMMARLTGDRTLDVSDDYREKIIDKLKKERCPQSWIGLVSSQQALTEADSKRLFGDALPAGLRLIN from the coding sequence ATGAGTTCTTCTAATCGCTATTTAATTGGTATCGATCTTGGTACTACTCACACCGTTGTTGCTTATACTGATATTTCTCTTGGTATTGAAACTAGCCCAATTGAAATCTTCAATATCGACCAATTGGTTGGACCGGGTGAAGTGGCTCGTAAACCCCTACTTCCATCATTTCGTTACCACGCATCAAAAAGTCAGCTCACTGAAAATGATCTGACGCTGCCTTGGAATGTAAAGACAATTGAGGGGGAGATAAAAAACGCCATCATTGGTGAATGGGCCCGTGAATTGGGATCAAAAGTAGAAGGTCGCCAAGTCGTGAGTGCTAAAAGTTGGTTATCTCATACCAAAGTTGATCGCACCTCTGATATTCTTCCTTGGGCAGGCGCAGATGATGTCGAAAAAGTGTCACCTATTGTTGCCAGTGCAAGCTATTTAAACCATGTACGCCAATCGTGGAATTATCATCACCCAGACGCTCCAATGGAGCTTCAAGAAGTCGTTGTTACTGTACCAGCCTCTTTTGATGAAAGTGCTCGCTCATTTACTATCGAAGCAGCAAAACTGGCAGGTCTTGATAAGATCATTCTATTGGAAGAACCACAAGCCGTTTGTTATGACTGGTACCACCATCATCAAGATACTGCAAAAGACATTTTAAAGAACATCCCGTTAATGGTGGTGTGCGATGTAGGCGGCGGTACTACCGATTTAAGTTTAATCCAAGCACGTTTTAATAAAGACGAATTAGCTCTTGATCGTATCGGTGTGGGTGATCACCTAATGCTAGGCGGCGACAACATCGATTTAGCCTTAGCGCATTTAGCTGAACAGCGTTTAGATAGCGGTAAGAAAATGACGGCAGCCGCGTTAACCAAACTTATCCAACAAACTCGCAAAACCAAAGAACGTTTGCTATCTGCTAACGCCCCTGAATCTGGTCACATTACTCTTCTGGGGTCAGGCTCTAAACTATTAGGTGGCAGCCGCAAAGTTGAGTTAACCAAAGAAGAAGTACATCAGATCGCACTGGATGGATTCTTACCACTGACCGACTTTAGTGACCGTCCAAATCAGCGTCAAACTGCTGTTGTTGAATTTGGCTTACCTTACGCATCAGATCCTGCGATCAGTAAACACCTAGCTCAATTCTTAGATAACCATAAAGAAGTCTCTGCAAAAGCATTAGGTTGGGATGATGCGGAATTAGCTAATCATGACGACCGTGCTATACCTGTGGGTCTGTTACTCAATGGCGGCGTATTTAATAGTCCGCTATTAGCTGAACGTTCACTTGAATTGATGAATAACTGGAAAGGTGACACTGTCACTCAACTATCTAACCCTCATCCTGATTTGGCTGTTGCTTACGGTGCCGTTGCTTATGGTAAAGCACGTCATGGTGCACAGTTAAAGATTGGCGGTGGTTCGGCTCGTTCATTCTATTTGCAATTAGAAGAGAAAAATAAACAGCCTCAAGGTTTATGTTTATTGGCAAAAGGCAGTGAAGAAGGCGAAGAAATTCGCATGACAAGTCGTCGTTTCTCACTAACTTTAGGCGAACCAGTTCGATTTAATTTGCTTTCAACAACAAAAGGTCAACTTGCGACCTCAGGAATGATCACTGAGTTATCCGACCCTAGTTTTGTTAGCTTACCTCCTTACGTAGTAACACTTGAATCAAGTAAATCAAAAGATGAACTGCACGCAAACCAGAAAGATCGCGTTGAAGTAACTCTCGCTTGTCAATTTACAGAAGTCGGAACCATTAAAATTGAATGCGTTTCTGTTGAAGACGATTCGCTGCGTTGGTTAGTCGAATTTGAAGTACGTAATCAAGCCTCCAATAAAAGTGCTAACCTTGCGGATCAAATTAGCCTTCCTCCTCGTCTACCGAATGCTATAGCAAGTATTAAAGAGGCTTATGGCGGCAGCAAACAAAACCCAAATGCCATTAAAGCCTTTTCTAAAAACATAGAGAAGCTGATAGGTAAACGTGAATCATGGGATTTAATTACCTCACGGGAACTAGCAACCGCATTACTTGACAGTAAAAAACGTCGCCGCCGTTCTGATAAACATGAACAAAACTGGTTAAAAATGACAGGTTTTGCTCTGCGTCCTGGTTTTGGCTACCCTGCCGATGAATGGAAGATATCTCAAGCATGGGAAACCTATCAACAAGGCATTCAATTCGAGTCGAAACAATCTTGGAACGACTGGTGGACATTCTGGCGTCGAATTTCTGGAGGTCTAAACCAAGAGCAACAAGAAACGATTTTAGCTGATATGGCAAAATACCTACATCCAGGTTCTTTGCGCAACCCAAAAACATTGGAAGAAGCCAGTAACAAAAGTTATGAGGCAATGGTTCGCCTAGCTGCAGCACTAGAACACCTCGATGTAGAAGATAAAATGTTAATTGCTTCTTGGGTACTAGGCCATGCAAAAAATGGTAACCAACCGCAGGTGCACTGGTGGGCTTTAGGTCGAATTTGTTCACGTTCACCATTTTATGGTAGCCAACATAATTTAGTGCCTCCAAGTCAAATCTCTCAGTGGCTACCAACATTATTAGAACAAGACTGGAAAGAACAACCAATGGCTGGTTTTGCTGCTGTCATGATGGCTCGCTTAACTGGAGATAGAACCCTAGATGTATCGGATGATTATCGAGAAAAGATCATTGATAAATTGAAAAAAGAACGCTGCCCACAAAGTTGGATTGGACTAGTATCAAGTCAACAAGCATTAACAGAAGCGGATTCTAAACGCTTATTTGGTGATGCATTACCTGCAGGCTTACGTCTAATTAATTAG
- a CDS encoding DUF2947 domain-containing protein, producing the protein MSYLPLDEYNRKWIFTHQSMPVDDALLPLIKPFTQAKSAQVWNDFISSNSPTADHFGSKEWPMKKSSWTNEIDWQHRWDSDNESLPEEVLEFIDWSDEVTIYFCYEKYNLIETSWGTFKKTWKNFLFYDDLPLLIGKKKSQVLWFNSKGKVKLGTRS; encoded by the coding sequence ATGAGCTATTTACCTTTAGATGAATACAATCGCAAGTGGATTTTTACTCATCAATCAATGCCTGTTGATGATGCCTTGCTGCCTTTAATTAAACCATTCACTCAAGCAAAATCAGCTCAAGTTTGGAATGACTTTATTAGTAGTAATAGCCCTACGGCAGATCATTTTGGCTCAAAAGAGTGGCCAATGAAGAAAAGCTCGTGGACAAATGAAATTGATTGGCAACACCGCTGGGACAGCGATAATGAATCATTACCTGAAGAAGTGCTAGAGTTTATTGATTGGTCAGATGAAGTAACTATCTATTTTTGTTATGAGAAATATAACTTAATTGAAACCTCATGGGGAACGTTTAAGAAAACGTGGAAGAACTTCTTATTTTATGATGACTTACCATTATTAATTGGTAAGAAAAAATCACAAGTCTTATGGTTTAATTCTAAGGGCAAAGTGAAGTTAGGAACAAGAAGTTAG
- a CDS encoding DUF1887 family protein, translating to MITHVGILDQDPVRLITPLLDLSVKGEHMVFIGDETQKEMFHRLESILKYKGISSDFFEIPNIVDTHAIKQSLQALAAEMKLHFSDIKLNASCGLRHRLLSAYEVFRSYHWPIFVVEPYSDKLCWLYPDGRKQKHVADNIRLSDYLAIFGARCEFSETELPESIDKRLRELCQRWASNALELGPGLATLNYLATTCRKEQRLDVEVTEKQQSYKELNMLLTDLVETGLATYENGILTFDCEEARRLANGEWLEILVHNTVVDIQQYLPTLQDHSLNVQVHREIGEKDVRNELDVVSIVNNKLHIIECKTKGMRDDGDDTLYKLESLRDLLGGLQARAMLVSFRPLRNNDIMRAQDLGLAIIGPDELGDLKKHLLNWFLAAGGH from the coding sequence ATGATTACGCATGTTGGCATTTTAGATCAAGACCCCGTACGTCTAATCACCCCACTTTTAGATTTATCGGTGAAAGGCGAACACATGGTGTTCATTGGCGATGAAACTCAAAAAGAGATGTTCCATCGACTGGAGTCAATTCTAAAATATAAAGGGATCAGTTCTGATTTTTTTGAAATCCCTAATATTGTTGATACCCACGCAATCAAGCAATCATTGCAAGCACTTGCTGCTGAAATGAAACTTCACTTTAGTGACATCAAATTAAATGCAAGTTGTGGTCTTCGTCACCGTCTTCTTTCTGCCTATGAAGTGTTCCGTTCATATCATTGGCCAATCTTTGTTGTAGAGCCATACAGTGACAAATTATGTTGGTTATACCCAGATGGTCGCAAACAAAAACACGTTGCTGATAATATTCGCTTGAGTGATTATCTTGCTATTTTTGGGGCTCGCTGTGAGTTTTCAGAAACTGAATTACCAGAAAGTATCGATAAGCGCTTAAGAGAACTATGCCAACGCTGGGCAAGCAACGCATTAGAGTTAGGCCCGGGCTTAGCAACATTAAACTATTTAGCCACCACTTGTCGTAAAGAACAACGTTTAGATGTTGAAGTAACAGAGAAACAACAGAGCTATAAAGAACTTAATATGCTACTAACTGATCTTGTTGAAACAGGGTTAGCTACGTATGAAAATGGCATACTCACTTTTGATTGCGAAGAAGCTCGTCGTTTAGCCAATGGTGAATGGCTTGAAATATTGGTTCACAACACGGTTGTCGATATTCAGCAATATTTACCAACTCTGCAAGACCACTCGTTAAATGTTCAAGTGCATCGGGAAATTGGTGAAAAAGACGTTCGTAATGAACTTGATGTGGTTAGTATCGTAAATAACAAACTGCATATCATTGAATGTAAAACCAAAGGCATGCGTGATGATGGTGATGATACGCTATACAAATTAGAATCATTACGTGATTTACTTGGTGGACTGCAAGCTCGTGCAATGCTTGTTAGCTTCCGTCCTCTACGTAATAACGACATTATGCGCGCACAAGACTTAGGCTTGGCGATTATCGGCCCTGATGAATTAGGCGATCTTAAAAAACATCTTCTTAACTGGTTCTTAGCGGCCGGTGGTCATTAA
- the udp gene encoding uridine phosphorylase produces the protein MTAAVFHLGVTKEDLQGAEMAIIPGDPARVQKIAEQMENPKFLASHREYTVYLAELDGKKIVVCSTGIGGPSTSIAVEELAQLGVRTFLRVGTTGAIQPHVNVGDMIVTTGSVRLDGASLHFAPMEFPAVADFDVATAMRKAVVDQGANVHTGVTASSDTFYPGQERYDTFSGRVVKRFQGSMQEWQDMGVLNFEMESATLLTMCASSGLRAGCVAGVIINRTQKEIPDHATLKETEARSIKVVIEAARNLL, from the coding sequence ATGACAGCAGCAGTATTCCATTTAGGCGTAACAAAAGAAGATCTTCAAGGTGCAGAAATGGCGATCATCCCAGGTGATCCAGCACGTGTTCAGAAAATCGCAGAACAAATGGAAAACCCTAAGTTTTTAGCAAGCCACCGTGAATACACAGTGTACTTAGCTGAATTAGATGGCAAGAAAATTGTTGTATGTTCTACAGGTATTGGTGGTCCATCAACATCGATTGCGGTTGAAGAACTTGCTCAACTTGGTGTTCGTACTTTCTTACGTGTAGGTACAACAGGTGCAATTCAACCTCATGTGAATGTAGGTGATATGATCGTTACTACAGGCTCAGTTCGTTTAGATGGCGCAAGTCTTCACTTTGCTCCAATGGAATTCCCTGCAGTTGCAGACTTTGACGTTGCAACTGCAATGCGTAAAGCGGTTGTTGATCAAGGTGCAAATGTACACACAGGTGTAACAGCATCAAGTGATACCTTCTACCCAGGTCAAGAGCGTTACGACACATTCTCTGGTCGTGTTGTTAAGCGTTTCCAAGGTTCTATGCAAGAATGGCAAGACATGGGCGTATTGAACTTTGAAATGGAATCAGCGACGCTATTAACTATGTGTGCAAGCTCTGGTTTACGTGCTGGTTGTGTAGCAGGTGTAATTATTAACCGTACTCAAAAAGAAATCCCAGATCACGCTACGCTAAAAGAAACAGAAGCGCGTTCAATTAAAGTGGTAATTGAAGCGGCTCGAAATCTTCTATAA
- a CDS encoding zinc/cadmium/mercury/lead-transporting ATPase — translation MCTTHKSTHSHDHKHNPSSSCCATPKISTIKAESATTDCCSGVDKPTSSDSCCGSDPGESDPLVVIPQVSEKGTLSRSWLISEMDCPSCAAKLKKAILAIPDVVDANVVFATEKLTVRTKDESVFDVVESVARTTGFPLTDMNAKNASENVAQPFWKKNALLLLLVAFLVIATGINIVNKELGTIAFTVAGLFGLIPIGRKAIRLAKNGSPFSIETLMTVAAIGAVYLGETVEAAMVILLFMLGEQLEGYASAKARSGVKALMDLVPDTALRINSDGTKEEVAASELNVGDRVQVSPGDRLAADAILLSEFASFDESALTGESVPVDKKANDPLMAGSIVNDRVIEIQITSAQGENAIDRILHLIEEAESRKAPLERFLDKFSRWYTPAMMVLSLLVIIIPPLMFGQSWDTWIYRGLAMLLIACPCALVISTPAAITSGLATAAKRGALIKGGAALEELGHIQNIAFDKTGTLTQGKPVLTDIRVLTETETEESILLQSAAVEMGSSHPLARAVVVRAQEQGLTVIEADNRETVVGKGIKGTVNDQHIELYAPQQFDGEVIPEIESQIAFLEQQGKTVVLVLINEQISGLLAWRDELRADAKMAVEKLVKLGIKPIMLTGDNERAAKAIAAELNIDYKAGLLPSDKVKYVEQLTANAKTAMVGDGINDAPAMKTASIGIAMGGGTDVALETADAALTHNRLEELAPMVALSKATLSNIRQNITLALGLKAVFLVTSLFGITGLWVAVLADSGATVLVTLNALRLLRFKEKE, via the coding sequence ATGTGTACTACTCATAAATCGACACACAGCCATGATCATAAGCACAACCCATCAAGCTCATGTTGTGCAACGCCAAAAATATCAACTATCAAAGCAGAAAGTGCTACTACGGATTGTTGCAGCGGCGTTGATAAACCAACGAGTTCTGATTCATGTTGCGGCTCAGATCCTGGAGAATCAGACCCCTTAGTTGTCATTCCTCAAGTATCCGAGAAAGGTACGTTATCTCGTAGCTGGTTAATTTCTGAGATGGATTGCCCAAGTTGCGCGGCAAAACTAAAAAAAGCCATTCTTGCCATTCCAGATGTAGTTGATGCGAATGTTGTTTTTGCAACAGAAAAACTTACAGTAAGAACAAAAGATGAATCAGTATTTGATGTGGTTGAAAGTGTTGCTAGAACCACAGGCTTTCCACTAACGGATATGAATGCAAAAAATGCATCAGAAAATGTGGCTCAACCATTTTGGAAAAAGAACGCATTGTTATTGCTATTGGTTGCTTTTTTAGTAATTGCTACAGGCATTAATATTGTAAACAAAGAACTGGGAACGATTGCATTTACCGTTGCAGGACTGTTTGGTTTGATTCCGATTGGTCGTAAAGCCATTCGTTTGGCAAAAAATGGTTCACCATTCTCAATTGAAACGCTAATGACGGTTGCTGCTATTGGTGCAGTGTATCTAGGTGAAACCGTTGAAGCGGCAATGGTCATCTTATTGTTTATGTTAGGTGAACAGTTAGAAGGCTATGCATCAGCAAAAGCGAGAAGTGGTGTTAAAGCATTAATGGATTTAGTGCCAGATACCGCTCTACGAATTAATAGTGATGGAACCAAAGAAGAAGTTGCAGCCTCTGAATTGAATGTAGGTGATCGTGTGCAGGTGAGCCCAGGTGACCGATTAGCGGCGGATGCAATTTTACTTTCTGAGTTTGCATCGTTTGATGAAAGTGCTTTAACAGGGGAATCTGTACCTGTTGATAAAAAGGCAAACGATCCATTGATGGCAGGTTCTATTGTTAATGATCGCGTTATTGAGATTCAGATTACTTCAGCTCAAGGTGAAAATGCCATTGATCGTATTCTTCACCTAATTGAAGAAGCAGAATCACGTAAAGCACCATTAGAGCGTTTCCTTGATAAATTTAGCCGTTGGTATACTCCGGCAATGATGGTGCTGTCGTTATTGGTTATCATTATTCCACCACTGATGTTTGGTCAGTCATGGGATACATGGATTTATCGTGGTTTAGCTATGTTATTGATTGCTTGTCCCTGTGCGTTAGTGATTTCTACGCCTGCAGCGATTACTTCTGGTTTAGCAACGGCTGCAAAGCGTGGTGCATTAATTAAAGGTGGCGCAGCTCTAGAAGAGTTAGGTCATATCCAAAATATCGCATTTGATAAAACAGGCACATTAACACAAGGAAAACCAGTTTTAACCGATATCCGAGTATTAACTGAAACCGAAACGGAAGAAAGTATTTTACTTCAATCAGCTGCGGTAGAAATGGGATCGTCTCATCCGCTAGCAAGAGCTGTTGTAGTTAGAGCGCAAGAGCAGGGGCTAACGGTTATTGAAGCAGATAATCGTGAGACCGTTGTTGGTAAAGGCATTAAAGGAACGGTTAACGATCAACATATTGAATTGTATGCACCTCAACAATTTGATGGTGAAGTTATTCCTGAAATTGAAAGCCAAATCGCCTTCTTAGAGCAGCAAGGTAAAACCGTTGTTCTGGTTCTGATTAATGAGCAGATCTCTGGATTATTAGCATGGCGTGATGAACTCCGCGCTGATGCTAAAATGGCTGTAGAAAAGTTGGTTAAATTAGGAATTAAACCAATCATGCTTACTGGTGATAATGAGCGAGCAGCAAAAGCCATCGCTGCGGAGTTAAATATTGACTATAAAGCAGGTTTATTACCTTCAGATAAAGTGAAGTATGTTGAGCAATTAACCGCTAATGCGAAAACGGCAATGGTAGGTGATGGCATTAACGATGCACCAGCAATGAAAACCGCATCTATTGGTATAGCGATGGGAGGGGGAACCGATGTTGCTCTTGAAACAGCAGATGCTGCGTTAACGCATAACCGCTTAGAAGAGCTTGCACCAATGGTGGCACTATCAAAAGCAACACTAAGCAATATTCGTCAGAACATTACCTTAGCGCTTGGTTTAAAAGCTGTCTTCTTAGTGACTAGCTTGTTTGGTATTACCGGTTTATGGGTTGCGGTATTAGCAGATAGCGGCGCAACAGTTCTCGTTACTTTAAATGCGCTTCGTTTATTACGCTTTAAAGAGAAAGAGTAA
- a CDS encoding CBS domain-containing protein: protein MENKKVKQYMSVRPLYLTADMSLAAALDQFITSQHIGGPVVNEQREVIGFISEQDLIKSLLGVSYHCQDTHVVADVMKTEVLTVTPDDAIVDLAQTMTENKPKIYPVVEGGKLVGIITRRNVLQAISESIGHCFKHPV, encoded by the coding sequence ATGGAAAATAAAAAAGTAAAACAATACATGAGTGTACGACCTCTATATTTGACAGCGGATATGTCATTAGCAGCGGCGTTAGATCAATTTATTACTTCACAACATATTGGTGGTCCAGTTGTTAACGAGCAACGTGAGGTTATTGGGTTTATTTCTGAGCAAGATTTAATTAAGTCATTATTAGGTGTGAGTTATCACTGTCAAGATACACATGTTGTTGCAGATGTAATGAAGACCGAAGTGTTAACCGTTACACCTGATGATGCGATTGTTGATTTGGCTCAGACGATGACAGAAAACAAGCCAAAGATTTACCCAGTGGTTGAAGGTGGTAAGTTAGTTGGAATTATTACTCGTCGCAATGTTCTTCAGGCTATTAGTGAATCAATAGGTCACTGTTTTAAACACCCCGTTTAA
- a CDS encoding tetratricopeptide repeat protein, which produces MSSAELIRRIPQMNVLVFTEKRERSTQIRQFFQKAGFKSADNFNLGMKASDLPVYDYYFIEYHYSSHEVIAEIVDNARAKAKFGKRPIFIVDIENEDSQVDDLNARELFPDFIVNSPINYGYIDELIKKSFNLTLLIEKLIAEVKGSQAAFIKRAQTFTGMYKNRMLLNMTLEELYKAKDFMTFKKVYQRHDKSEIMPQNLMAYCQMVEKPKAIPVLELLLRSKKYLFKANLMLAEIYEEAKQKSKQQASLSKAFENNPKSDSAFYSYLTFIIENNEHTLIHNMIMKRFYHIGITPVTLNKMILDIADTVYKSNHQFNKEKYRRFFGQLVITLKKRVSMDKRDELQGYINIFIARQLFKQGKRYKAKAIAATCYHRFLSERKVASDEFRVATFGVLAMAGEVKLCVALYKVFDQANLKKNSPQLLQQSMVHFQKLNKVYQWLRAQKSADENRLQLIKIGQTYPYSSDLNYMLLTLTLKGKNLMRNPENIKQCLAIIHRMERTNNTAGYENVMSSVEQNKKILIDVLLGSA; this is translated from the coding sequence ATGAGCAGTGCCGAATTAATTAGACGTATTCCGCAAATGAATGTTTTGGTGTTTACTGAAAAACGTGAACGCAGCACTCAAATTCGTCAATTTTTTCAAAAAGCGGGTTTTAAAAGTGCGGATAATTTTAATCTTGGCATGAAAGCATCAGATCTACCTGTCTATGATTATTATTTCATTGAGTATCATTACTCATCGCATGAAGTTATTGCTGAAATTGTTGATAATGCTCGAGCGAAAGCTAAGTTTGGTAAGCGTCCTATTTTTATCGTTGATATTGAGAATGAAGATTCTCAAGTCGATGATTTAAATGCGAGAGAATTGTTCCCTGATTTTATTGTTAATAGCCCTATCAATTACGGTTATATTGATGAACTAATAAAGAAATCATTTAACTTAACGTTATTAATAGAAAAGTTAATCGCGGAAGTTAAAGGATCACAAGCGGCTTTTATAAAAAGAGCGCAGACGTTTACAGGTATGTACAAAAATAGAATGCTGTTGAACATGACCTTAGAAGAACTTTATAAAGCGAAAGACTTTATGACGTTCAAAAAGGTATATCAACGTCATGATAAAAGCGAAATCATGCCACAAAATTTAATGGCGTATTGCCAAATGGTTGAAAAACCAAAAGCGATACCCGTTTTAGAATTGTTATTGCGTTCTAAAAAATACTTATTTAAAGCTAATTTAATGTTGGCTGAAATATATGAAGAAGCAAAACAAAAAAGTAAGCAGCAAGCATCTCTATCAAAAGCGTTTGAAAATAACCCAAAAAGTGACAGTGCTTTCTATTCTTATTTAACTTTTATCATCGAGAATAATGAGCATACTCTTATTCATAACATGATAATGAAACGTTTTTATCATATTGGTATTACACCAGTAACATTAAACAAAATGATATTGGATATTGCCGATACAGTATATAAATCGAATCATCAGTTTAATAAAGAAAAATATCGACGATTTTTTGGTCAATTAGTTATCACGTTGAAAAAACGAGTATCCATGGATAAGCGTGATGAATTGCAAGGTTATATTAATATTTTTATAGCGCGACAATTGTTTAAACAAGGTAAGCGTTATAAAGCAAAAGCAATTGCAGCAACTTGTTATCATCGTTTTTTATCCGAGCGTAAAGTCGCATCAGATGAATTTCGTGTGGCTACATTTGGCGTTTTAGCTATGGCTGGTGAAGTGAAGCTGTGTGTCGCTTTATATAAAGTGTTTGATCAAGCGAATCTAAAAAAGAACTCACCACAATTACTGCAACAATCAATGGTACATTTCCAAAAATTAAATAAAGTGTATCAGTGGCTCAGAGCACAAAAATCCGCAGATGAGAATAGACTTCAATTGATCAAAATAGGACAAACGTATCCGTATTCATCAGATTTGAACTATATGCTTCTTACTTTAACGTTGAAGGGTAAGAACTTAATGAGAAACCCTGAAAATATCAAACAGTGTCTAGCTATTATTCATAGAATGGAGCGCACAAATAACACTGCTGGGTATGAAAACGTAATGTCCTCTGTTGAACAAAACAAGAAAATATTGATCGATGTTTTGTTAGGTAGTGCATAA